TTAGGAGAGACTGTATCATAATTCCATGAAGATACGTTACACATGCACGCTTACTAGTGTTAAGTTATTTTTATTTCTGGAAATTTATAACATCTAGGCCATCCTTAATTATCATAATTTATTCAATTGTTAAACCGGTATAAATCCCAAAAGAGTGCTATAGGAAAAACAAACTACATTAGTACTTTTAAAAGGAAATTAAACGAAAGGAAAAGAATATATTCCACTCAAACAATTCATGAGTTCAGCTTATTTTGGGTCGGAGTTAGGCTCGAAATTCGAGGCAAACTTATAAACCCAGAAAAAGGAAGTACTTCTCAAACTCGAGAAGTTGCAATGAAGAACCCCTCCTAATACACAAATTCTGTAATCACAGGTTGAGTTGCCGCTGTGGCATCTATCAATTATGACGAGGCAACGTCATTATCGCAGTGAGCCGAGGGATACAACAGCATGGAGATCCCGAGGGAGATGCTACAGGAGATCCGTGTGGAGCCGATCGCCAAGGACATCGCCTGATACGTCTCAAATGTATTTACTTTTCTATAAACACTTTGGCTATGTTTTTCTATCTGTCTTACACAACTGAATAAGAACTAACCGACCTAACGTTGTTTTGAGCAGAATTGTCATGGTATTGTCTTTTCATATGCAGAACAATAAATATCAATCGATGATAAATGAAATCACACTCGGTTTTCCGAGGAAAAGAGCCACAAATCTAGAGGAAGGAGCTGGAGGGCGGTCCATATGGTCCACACGCCCCTACCAAGCGCCCTGGCCTACGGCACGGAGGGAGTGTGTGGGGCACATAGGAGGCCCCCGATTGATTGATTTCACCTATATAGCTTATTTCGTCCCAAAATCCTAGAGGAGGATTTTTCATCGACGCAGAGACGGCGCCACATAGTTTTTTACCGGAGACCCCGACATGAGAGTAGTCAGAATATCAATGGCAATGGCTATATTTTGAGGATTACAACAACTGTCTTCTAATACGGAGAGTTCACCACGTCACAACAACAGTGAACAGTGAAAATTAACATTTAATATGTAATAATAAACTAATATGCAGCACTTCGAGCCTGTAGCTCCCTTATATAGTTGCAGAACAATAGAAGGTAGTATGATTGAAGCCATGAAGCAAGATCCTAAAATCACACAGGGGTTTGTCAGCATGGGAGAGGGCGATTTTATTACTGAGCACCCTGTCCTGACAAACCTTGGCATGGGCTACCCCTACCTATCGACAAGGAGACCAAGAATCTTTTCTGTGCATCTACGTCCTGGGAGATCGGCAGCGGCACTGGCATATCTTTTTGGCATGATCACTGGCTTGATGGGATCTCCCCTTCCTTGGCTTACCCCAAACTTTTCAAACATAGTAAAAGGAGGAACATCACTCTTTCTCAGGGTATAAACAACAGATTTTGGGTCACCTTGATTAAGCGAAACCCATGCTTTGAAGTGATTGCTGAGTATTTGGACTTTTGGCATCGTGCTGACCAGGTGGTGCTCTCCCAAGCCGATGACAAAATCATTTGGAAATGGACCTCCAACAAGATTTACACTGCTAATTCTGCATACCATTGCCAGTTCATTGGCTGGATTTACACCCCTCTCTCACAACTTATTTGGAAGATCAAGATACCACAAAAGGTGAAGTTCTTTGTGTGGCTCGCCATTCAAGGTAAATGCCTAACTGCAGATAACCTCGCAAAAAGAAATTGGCCACACAACCCTGTGTGTCCACTGTGCTGCATTGGTTTGGAGTCTGCTATTCACCTTTTTGGAACTTGCCCGTTCACTACTGCTGTATGGGGTTTCTTTCTGACCAAATTCAGATATCGATTTGACCTCCGACCAAGCTATGATACTAACTCTTTGATCCAATGGTGGCTTCACACTCTGGACAATATTCCTTTGCATCGACAGAAAGAATTCTCATCTCTTTGCATGATCATCTGGTGGCAGGTTTGGAAAGAGAGAAATAACAGAATTTTCAATGGCAAAGACACCGACTTCATGGGAACCTGTAACGTGATAACTGACGAGTTGCACACTTGGTTTCGGGCTGGTGTCAAAGGCGTACAGTGGCTGGCACAGTAGCctagtttttttttcctttttttttctcttttctacATATGTAAAGTTCCTGGTTGAGGGTGCCAACAACTCTGGTACACCTTGCTCTCATGTATTTCCCGGATGGATTATTCCTCTTAATGAATGAAAAACAGCATCTGGCTGTATTTCGTCTAATTACTGAGCACCCTGAATCCACAACCGTAAGCATGAGAATCATGTCAATCCAGATCTTTGGCTGCTACATATTGACCCTGCATGCAGAGGATGTAAAACAAAACAAGTTCAGGCATGTGGAAATATTAAGTCGGTCAGTTAAGTTTCAATCATGAGGACAGGGTGACTAAGTTAAGGAAATCGGCATAGACTAAAAAGTTAACAAAAGAAAAGCTGAGGATGTATGTACAAATTCTGAACTAATTTTCCATCAAAAAGAAATCAGCAGAAAATATAGCATATTCAGCCAATTACTGGAGTGCATGCACAATCATCTGACATGTATATAGAAGTGGATGGTATGATTGAATGATAAATAGAATAATAGAGAGGTCTTAGACCTCTCGGCCACCACTAATGGGAAACTGAACCAATGAAAAAGATGAGCATAAAAACGAAAAAACATCTGTGTAGCATGTGGACCATCAGTGTCAGATTTTTTCAACAAACAAAGAGGGCATCCTTGAACAAATAATTAATAACATGTCATCTGACACATTCCAAAAGCCTTAGAAATTTGCAAACTATGGAGGCTACTGATATAAAAGAACTGCATAAGTTTCAGACCAAAAGACTGTAGGCACAAGGCTAAAGGATGAGTTCAGACTTCTAAACGATAAAACAATAAAATAGTTCTCGCATCCACGATTATGCGAACCATGCATCAGACCTGCTTACCAGATCAACGTTGCACTTCACGAAAGGAAATGCCTTGAAGATGTTGTTCACTTTTGTGCACCAATCGACACATGGGGTGACACCATGTGCCAGCCTCAGAGTCAATCTTTTAAGCATTCGAGCAGATGTAAACATGACTTTCAAAAAATCAAACTCATGATCCTCCCCGTGGAGGCCTTCAATTTCCACGGTTTCAAGACCAGCCAACGGGATAGTTTGTGTTCTCCAGTCCATGGGCGCACCACAGAAACAATTTACCCGGCATGTTTCTTTCACCTAGTAAAAAGAATGTGAATTACAATGACATATTATAGATGTTCAACTATTGAGACCTTAGCTcaagaataataataatgtgcCTACAATTTTTTGTTATTGAACATATACCGCATACAGATTCTGAATGTGTATGGAAAGCGATAAATTACCTCTGATCTTTGAAGGATGATCCTAAGGTTCTGAATAGCTCTACGAATACGATGCAACCCAAAGAGACGCAACACCAATGCTCCAAACGCATGCCCTGTGGTTGTAAGATGTAGGTCCAAACGAGAGAATTTGGAAACCATATGTTTATCAATCTCTGCCGCAAAGGTGTGCTCCGCATTTAGATATCTGTATGAACTCTGCAGCAAAATCAATTCAAAATAAGTTCATCAGTTTACCCTGCAGCAAATCTTGTGAATTGAGGAAGCAAGCAAGACAGGAGACATGCATACTTGGGCAGCCATGTGCAGGGTGAGGACATGGCCGGTTGGGAGCTGTGAGCATGCGCCTTTCCGGGAGTGGTCGGTGGTGTTTAAGCCGACCTCCAAGAGGCCCCAGAGACCAAGCCTATAAGTGGGCTTTTTATACGAGCACGTCCACGAGACCTTCTCGGGCATTGGTGCGGAGACGGAGACCCTGAGATCGCCGCGGGCACGGAAAGACAGGTTCAATTGCTTAAGCACGGGCGCGTCGACGTCGATACGGGCTGTGCATCTGTTGCTGCTCTCCACAGAGAGTTCCTGCAGCGACGCTGAGTGGATTGTGATGCTGTCCATGGTCACCACACCATTGTTGTTCACCCTGAGCGTGCGGATGCGCGGACAGCGAGGTAACAAGGCGGCGAGGTCGACGTCGCAGCCGGAGAGGCAGAGTCTCTCCAGCGAGGGGAAGCCCGAGGATGGCGGGagcaagcggaggcggggcgcgcGCAGGTCGATGGAGGTGGCGTGGTCGAAGCGGGGCAGGTTCACCCCCACTAGGGAGCACTGCGTGCTCCACGGGAGCTCGTAGAGCAGCACCATGGGAATCAGGTTCACGTCCAGACCTGGTACCTCGACGTCCAGCTCGAAGGCGAAGAGCATCTCCGCGGGCGAGAGCGCCGCCGCGGCGCGGTGCAGCGAGGAGATGATGGCGGGGGTGATGGTGCCAGCCTGCTGTTGGCGCCGCCTCCTCGCAGCGCCGCTTCTTCCTCGACGCACAACTCTCACTTGCAGTTTCTCTCCTTTTCTTCTCTCACGAACACACACCATGGAACTGTACACACGCACACATACACCAAGGAACTGTACACATACACCATGGAAGTGTTGACTTTGCccaggaggaggaagaagactcACGCACACAagctcgaggaagaagaagatacaCACACTTTGGCACACGCACATAGTGCCTTTTCTCTTGTATTTTCCTTCTCACACATACATGATGCAGATACATGGCTTTAATAGCCGGACTCACACGACTATCACGCACCCACTAACCACTAGCATTCACACACGCCAGTCAAGCCACACCTACTCGATCCTATTTTTACTCACCACAAGCTATTTGCACGCCCACGTTCAGCACTTGTAGTGCCTTACTCAACGGCCATACAACCAGGCCAAACTGCGTGCATGCAGCCTCACACTAAGTAAAACCTGACCACACCAATACATGTGCATGCAGGCTACATCTCTTCACATGCACTGATCACTTGGTCACCTAGTACACACGTACATGACTACGGCCACTCATCTTCTGGCTTGCCGATCTGCTCGCGTGCACTCGCTCTATCTCTGTGCTGCTGATCCGGCCGCTACGCCATGTTGCCGAGCATGCAATTTTCTTTGTACTTGGCTGACTAATGCATCTCTACGTGGCTATTACACAATGCAACAAATTAAACATGACCTAATCTTAAAAGCTTAATACTAATAACAAGATTAGTTCAAACACCTGCCGGGGACACGGATGTCGAGGTAGTAATGGCATACCCCGG
This genomic window from Aegilops tauschii subsp. strangulata cultivar AL8/78 chromosome 4, Aet v6.0, whole genome shotgun sequence contains:
- the LOC141022060 gene encoding uncharacterized protein translates to MEETENGARHGSPPAGLADLISALPDDLLLQVLDRLSSRRSAARTSLLSRRWHGLWTRLPCVTVKLHEVPLHSLKAALADAARPGVCHYYLDIRVPGSSMVCVRERRKGEKLQVRVVRRGRSGAARRRRQQQAGTITPAIISSLHRAAAALSPAEMLFAFELDVEVPGLDVNLIPMVLLYELPWSTQCSLVGVNLPRFDHATSIDLRAPRLRLLPPSSGFPSLERLCLSGCDVDLAALLPRCPRIRTLRVNNNGVVTMDSITIHSASLQELSVESSNRCTARIDVDAPVLKQLNLSFRARGDLRVSVSAPMPEKVSWTCSYKKPTYRLGLWGLLEVGLNTTDHSRKGACSQLPTGHVLTLHMAAQSSYRYLNAEHTFAAEIDKHMVSKFSRLDLHLTTTGHAFGALVLRLFGLHRIRRAIQNLRIILQRSEVKETCRVNCFCGAPMDWRTQTIPLAGLETVEIEGLHGEDHEFDFLKVMFTSARMLKRLTLRLAHGVTPCVDWCTKVNNIFKAFPFVKCNVDLGQYVAAKDLD